TCAAAGCCGAAATGAAGGGCGATGAAGTCATCCGCATGGTGCCTTACAAGGATGGCGGCGCCAATGAAGGCCATTCCTGCGTGAAGGGCCGCTTCGCCTGGGGCTACGCCACGCACAAGGACCGCATCACCAAACCAATGGTGCGCGACAAGATTACCGATCCGTGGAAGGAAGTTTCCTGGGAAGAAGCCATCGGCACAGCGGCCACGCGCCTGAAAGCGATCCAGGAAAAATATGGCCGCCAGTCCATCGGCGGCATCACCTCGTCCCGTTGTACCAATGAAGAAGTCTATGTGGTGCAGAAGATGATCCGCACTGCGTTCAAGAACAACAATACCGATACCTGCGCACGTGTGTGCCACTCACCCACCGGTTATGGCCTTTCCAAAACCTTCGGCACGTCTGCTGGCACGCAGGATTTCAAATCGGTCGCCAAGGCTGACGTGATCATGGTGATCGGCGCCAACCCGTCGCAGGGCCATCCGGTTTTTGCCTCGCGCATGAAGAAGCGCATCCGCGCTGGCGCCAAGCTGATCGTGATCGATCCGCGTGAAACCGAAGCGGTGAATGCGCCGCATGTGGCAGCACAATTCCATCTGCCTTTGCAGCCGGGCACCAATGTGGCCATCGTCAATGCGCTGGCGCATGTGATCGTCACGGAAGGATTGCAGAACCAGAAATTCATCGATGAACGTTGTGACCTGACGGAATTCAGCCGCTGGATGGATTTCATCAAGGACCCGCGCCACTCGCCAGAAAATGTGGAAGCACTGACGCGCGTTCCGGCTGAGCGCGTGCGCGGTGCCGCAAGGCTTTATGCCACCGGCGGCAATGGTGCGATCTATTACGGCCTCGGCGTGACCGAGCACAGCCAGGGTTCCACCATGGTGATGGGCATGGCCAATCTGGCGATGCTCACCGGCAATATCGGCCGCGAAGGTGTTGGCGTAAATCCGCTGCGCGGCCAGAACAACGTGCAAGGCTCTTGCGACATGGGCTCGTTCCCGCATGAATTGCCGGGCTACCGCCATGTGTCGGACAATGCCGTGCGCCAGATGTTCGAAGAAGTGTGGAACACGCAGATCGACAATGAACCGGGCCTGCGCATTCCCAACATGTTCAACGCCGCCATTGATGGCAGCTTCCGTGGCATGTTCATTCAAGGTGAAGACATCGCGCAATCTGATCCGAACACGCATCATGTGAACCATGCGCTCGAAAGCCTTGATTGCCTGATCGTGCAGGATCTGTTCCTGAATGAAACCGCAGCCTTCGCGCATGTGTTCTTGCCGGGCACGTCGTTCCTCGAAAAGGATGGCACATTCACCAATGCCGAGCGCCGCATCAACCGCGTGCGCCCGGTCAAGGCGCCGCTGCAAGGCAAGCAGGAATGGCAAGTGGTAAGTGAGCTCGCGCAAGCCATGGGCTATGACATGCGCTACGATGACGCCTCGCAGATCATGGACGAAATCGCCATGCTTACGCCCACATTCGCTGGCGTGTCCTTCGCGCGCCTGGACGAGATGGGTTCGATCCAGTGGCCATGCAATGCCAATGCGCCGGATGGCACGCCCACCATGCATGTCGGCAAATTCGTGCGTGGCCAGGGCCGCTTCATGCTGACCGAATATGTGCCCACGCCGGAAAAGACCAACCGCGACTTCCCGCTGATCCTGACGACGGGGCGCATCCTCTCGCAATATAATGTGGGCGCGCAGACGCGGCGCACTGAAAACGTGGCTTGGCATCCGGAAGACATTCTGGAAATCCACCCGTCCGATGCGGAAATGCGCGGCATCAAGCATGGTTCGATGGTGTCGATTGCCAGCCGCATCGGCGGCACCACCTTGCGCGCCGATGTAACCGAGCGTGTGCCGCCGGGCGTGGTTTATACCACGTTCCATCACCCGGTTTCGGGCGCCAATGTGATCACCACCGAGTTCTCGGATTGGGCCACCAATTGCCCGGAATTCAAGGTGACGGCCGTGCAGGTCAACCCATCCAACCAGCCATCTGAATGGCAGAAGGAATGGGAAGACCGCGAGGAAATGAACAAGCGCGTGGCGGCGGAGTGATTGCGGAAGCATCCATTTCCGCCAGCGGGCTTCTGAACGGCGCAGCCGCAACATGGCTGGTGCCGGAAGAAGTGCCGGTGGCCATTCTGCTCAATTCCAATTCCTATGCCGTGATGATGGCAACGCCTGCGGACCTTGAAGATTTCGCGTTGGGTTTTGTGTTGAGCGAAGGCATCGTGGCGCATCATTCGCATGTGAAGGGCATCCTGCTGTTGCAACAGCCCGAAGGTTACAGTGTTGATGTGGCCATCGATGAGGCTCATCTGCTGCGCGATGCCTATGTGAAGCGCAATATGGAAGGCCGCATAGGTTGCGGCTTGTGCGGCGTGGCCGAACTTTCTGACGCTCTACGCATGCCGCGTGACAAGGTGAAGCCTGTGCCGCTGGCGGCGGCGGCGGTGGCGATGGCGTTTGATGCGCTGCCCGAGCACCAGCCTATGAATGCGGCCAATCATTCGGTGCACGCCGCAGCTTTTTGCTCCGTGGACGGATCAATTCTACTGGCGCGCGAAGATGTGGGCCGGCACAATGCGCTGGACAAGGTGATCGGCGCCATGGCGCGCAAGGCCCAAGTGCCGGATGATGGCTTTGTGCTGATGTCGTCGCGCTGTTCGTCGGAACTGGTACAGAAATGTGCTCGCGTGGGCCTCGGCGCCCTCGCCACGCTTTCCGCACCTACCGCTTTTGCTTTATCGCTGGCCAGACAGGCTGGTATCAGTTTGGCCTCGCGCGCGCCGCAGGGCATCATGATGTTTGGAGTTTGAGATGGAACAGCAAGACATGATCCGCATGGCGAACCAGATCGCCAGCTTCTTCAGGGGCTATGGCACCGATGAGGCCAAGAAGGAGATCTCGTCGCATCTCAATAATTTCTGGGAGCCCCGGATGCGCGAACAGTTTTTCAAGCATCTCGACAGCGGTGGTGCTGGTTTTGATCCGCTGGTGCTGGAAGCCGCCAAGCTGGTGCGCAAGCCCGACAATCATAACTCCAACATGCGCGAGCCGGTGGACCACAAATCAGGTCTGCCGATGGAGCCCAAGGAATCTTGAGTCGCTATCTGGCCCTGCGCTTCGCCTT
This genomic interval from Aestuariivirga litoralis contains the following:
- the fdhF gene encoding formate dehydrogenase subunit alpha encodes the protein MLIKEIDFGTPKSESTKMVTLEIDGHEVTVPEGTSIMSAAMSLGTKIPKLCATDSVKAFGSCRLCLVEVEGRKGTPASCTTPVAAGIKVKTQSDRLAGLRKGVMELYISDHPLDCLTCAANGDCELQDMAGAVGLRDVRYGYEGDNHVFKKRENGEENFRFKAKDESNPYFTFDPAKCIVCSRCVRACEEVQGTFALTIDGRGFASHVSAGMDEGFLDSECVSCGACVQACPTATLTEKTVIAKGQPEHSVVTTCAYCGVGCSFKAEMKGDEVIRMVPYKDGGANEGHSCVKGRFAWGYATHKDRITKPMVRDKITDPWKEVSWEEAIGTAATRLKAIQEKYGRQSIGGITSSRCTNEEVYVVQKMIRTAFKNNNTDTCARVCHSPTGYGLSKTFGTSAGTQDFKSVAKADVIMVIGANPSQGHPVFASRMKKRIRAGAKLIVIDPRETEAVNAPHVAAQFHLPLQPGTNVAIVNALAHVIVTEGLQNQKFIDERCDLTEFSRWMDFIKDPRHSPENVEALTRVPAERVRGAARLYATGGNGAIYYGLGVTEHSQGSTMVMGMANLAMLTGNIGREGVGVNPLRGQNNVQGSCDMGSFPHELPGYRHVSDNAVRQMFEEVWNTQIDNEPGLRIPNMFNAAIDGSFRGMFIQGEDIAQSDPNTHHVNHALESLDCLIVQDLFLNETAAFAHVFLPGTSFLEKDGTFTNAERRINRVRPVKAPLQGKQEWQVVSELAQAMGYDMRYDDASQIMDEIAMLTPTFAGVSFARLDEMGSIQWPCNANAPDGTPTMHVGKFVRGQGRFMLTEYVPTPEKTNRDFPLILTTGRILSQYNVGAQTRRTENVAWHPEDILEIHPSDAEMRGIKHGSMVSIASRIGGTTLRADVTERVPPGVVYTTFHHPVSGANVITTEFSDWATNCPEFKVTAVQVNPSNQPSEWQKEWEDREEMNKRVAAE
- the fdhD gene encoding formate dehydrogenase accessory sulfurtransferase FdhD → MIAEASISASGLLNGAAATWLVPEEVPVAILLNSNSYAVMMATPADLEDFALGFVLSEGIVAHHSHVKGILLLQQPEGYSVDVAIDEAHLLRDAYVKRNMEGRIGCGLCGVAELSDALRMPRDKVKPVPLAAAAVAMAFDALPEHQPMNAANHSVHAAAFCSVDGSILLAREDVGRHNALDKVIGAMARKAQVPDDGFVLMSSRCSSELVQKCARVGLGALATLSAPTAFALSLARQAGISLASRAPQGIMMFGV
- a CDS encoding formate dehydrogenase subunit delta — its product is MEQQDMIRMANQIASFFRGYGTDEAKKEISSHLNNFWEPRMREQFFKHLDSGGAGFDPLVLEAAKLVRKPDNHNSNMREPVDHKSGLPMEPKES